Below is a genomic region from Primulina eburnea isolate SZY01 chromosome 9, ASM2296580v1, whole genome shotgun sequence.
GGGTGGAATGGGCTTTTACTTCTACTCATCACTTTGTTTGCTAGCCGTCGGTGTCGGCGGGGTAAGAGGTGCTCTTCCGGCGCTCGGGGCTGATCAATTCGATGCAAGAGATCCCAAAGAAGCCAAGGGTCTGGCAAGCTACTTCAACTGGCTCATGCTTAGCACTGTTTCTGGTGCACTTCTTGGAGTTACGGTCATTGTTTGGATTGCTACAAACCCGAATAACAAGAACTGGTGGATCGGTTTTCTTATTACGACAACCGGGGCGTTTCTTGGTTACACTTGTCTTGCGTTTGGAAGTCCTTTTTACCGTATTCAAGTCCCCGGAGGTAGCCCACTTGTCAGAATCGCTGAGGTAATTAAATATAACGTTCCTTTCAGCGaccatataaataataaaagaatagtGGATTGATTATATTTCTGCCACGTACAGGTTATAGTTGTGGCTACGAAAAATCGAGGTTTGTCGCCTCCGGAGAGCCATAGTGAATTGTATGAAATCAACGAAAAGGATGCCGAATTCTCAGAGGCGAAAATTGCTCATACGGAACAATTCAGGTACAGTTATGTCTTAATTCTATACACTTCATCACTTAAACAAGTTTGTCTGTACAATAAAATCAatttatatatatcatttttccCTTTAGTTACAAGATGATGGGAATTGTACATTTGAAGTCATGATTACActtaaaaaatgatatttatgcAGAATAAAATGACATATATGTTTAAGATTTTTTCTTCATGCATGTTGTCTGAACTAGGTGGCTGGACAAAGCTGCAATTCTTCCAGAAAACACAGATCCCCGACAATGGAAAGTTTGCACAGTGACACAAGTAGAAGAAGTTAAAGTTCTAACTAGAATGCTACCAATCATAGGCAGCACTATCATAATGAACACATGCATGGCACAGCTTCAAACCTTCTCTATAGAACAAGGCTACATCATGAACCCCCATCTGGGATCATTCAAAGTTCCCGCGGCATCAATCCCAGCCATCCCCTTACTTTTCATGGTCATTCTCATCCCAATCTACGACCGCGTTTTCGTGCCCTTTGTGCGGAAATTCACCGGGCATCCGTTTGGAATCACTCAGCTTCAACGAGTCGGGGTTGGCCTAGTTCTATCCGCGCTGTCAATGGCAGCAGCAGCATTGATCGAAGTTAAGAGAAAGCATTATTCTTTGAAGAATCCTTTGAAACCCATCAGTCTTTTTTGGCTGTCTTTCCAGTATGGGATCTTTGGGATTGCTGACATGTTTACACTTGTGGGATTGCTCGAATTCTTCTATAAAGAAGCTCCGGCAGGCATGAAAGCTCTCTCGACTTCTTTCACGTGGATTTCTCTCTCTTTCGGGTATTTTCTGAGCAGTATCTTTGTGGAAGTTATCAACTCGGTGACACAGAAAATCACTCCCAGTAGACAAGGATGGTTGCATGGAAAGCTTTTGGATTACAACAACTTGAATCTATTCTACTGGTTTTTGTCAATCTTGAGTGTGCTCAACTTTTTTAACTATCTGTATTGGGCAAATTGGTACAAATACAAAAAAGATGATAAGCTTATTAAGGCTACCACAGACGAGGCGGCGGCACCACAGTCGATGAGCGGTGTACCATTCCTTAAAGCGGCTGCTGCCGGGGAAGATGTGTCCAAGGCTAGCGAAAATGGCGGTGGTCCCACCCCTGGAGCGGCGGAGGTAAGCAAGGAGGGAAACTGATGAAGTTGATGgaaactcaaaaaaaaaaaaagaggtcgAAATTAGTACATTATCGTATTCATAGCCAAATTGTATCTTTGGATTGTAGTTTTGCCCACAATAAGATTGTCAGGAAAAATTTGGAGAAAATGAAAATTTGAATGGTCATTCGTAACGCACGTTTTAATTTACTCCTTAACTTAAAAAATCCTTAATTTGCTTTATATATAATGTCTgagattcagaattggcctaaaGTTTTGAGCTTTTAGATCATCAGCTACTTGATGACTAAATCATGGGAAGTAGTATATTGGACCATTATCAGATTCAATTATACGACAAATTTATATATgtttcaaactttattttattttattttatggacCACAATTCATAAATtatgaatataaaatatatattcaaaCCTAGACAATTATACAAATATCTatgcgatttttttttttcaaatccaATCAGAAGTTATAACAAAAGAATCGAGATCTtgacaaaacatcattttattGCGTTGGAATCAAAGTTCGGACTTGCACGTGATCTGTCCggattatttttaaagaatCTGAAAATATATTGATCCATATTCTCAATTATTGAATCCATCCAATTATAAATATCGTTGATTAGTATTAGAATACGTAAAATGCCAATTTTTATTCAGTATATATTGTGTCGTGACATTTTTGTCTTTTGTTGAATCATTTATGGTCGTGTGATTATGTCCCGATGGTCAATTTTGGTTCTTCTCctaaaaaatcatataattaaattcaaatatcattgttaaaaattttacaattacaattacaaatcatatatAAACTAGAGATTTTAGCTCCTTACCATTTGTCcacaaatttaaaaatttatcctAAAAAGTTAATGGTTTATTCTGCCGGATTGCGGTGAGACTAATAAAAGAATCCAATATATTTAATTTGGCCAAAGATCTCTCCATTTCAATTTTGGATTTTGCATAATCCGACAAAATCCGACAACTGTTGGCGAAGTAATATTTGGCTAATTTAAACTCATACGGTCCCATAATAAAGGTGGCCACTTTCCCATTGACAGCACCTCATTTCCATTTTTATTCATGTATTATTCAAGAAATAATGAATGGTCTTTCGTTTATTGGATAAATTGTTATTGTTGTTGGAATTATCACTATATTTTctgatattttggtatttttttGATTTTTCTTCAAGGACTTCCACTCACTGTTGACAGATAATCACTGGTGTGAAATTTATCATTCTTCGCtatttgtttccttttttttttcttgaggAAAGAGAGtgattttttcatttttagtaAGCTTAAATTTGAAGGGATCTTTTCTTTTTTCGTTCACAAATCATTCAACCATGGC
It encodes:
- the LOC140842021 gene encoding protein NRT1/ PTR FAMILY 4.5-like; the protein is MGEEDAEQVYNPLKIKGKGGFKATSFIYALLALENMGFVANMVSLVIYFSYRLCFDVAPAANTLTNLMGSTFLLSILGGFISDTYINRFKTCLIFGTIEVVACAMMTYQAHNPNLLPKEPCSKAVNGLEGGMGFYFYSSLCLLAVGVGGVRGALPALGADQFDARDPKEAKGLASYFNWLMLSTVSGALLGVTVIVWIATNPNNKNWWIGFLITTTGAFLGYTCLAFGSPFYRIQVPGGSPLVRIAEVIVVATKNRGLSPPESHSELYEINEKDAEFSEAKIAHTEQFRWLDKAAILPENTDPRQWKVCTVTQVEEVKVLTRMLPIIGSTIIMNTCMAQLQTFSIEQGYIMNPHLGSFKVPAASIPAIPLLFMVILIPIYDRVFVPFVRKFTGHPFGITQLQRVGVGLVLSALSMAAAALIEVKRKHYSLKNPLKPISLFWLSFQYGIFGIADMFTLVGLLEFFYKEAPAGMKALSTSFTWISLSFGYFLSSIFVEVINSVTQKITPSRQGWLHGKLLDYNNLNLFYWFLSILSVLNFFNYLYWANWYKYKKDDKLIKATTDEAAAPQSMSGVPFLKAAAAGEDVSKASENGGGPTPGAAEVSKEGN